From a single Georhizobium profundi genomic region:
- a CDS encoding 2-hydroxyacid dehydrogenase, producing the protein MMDTLRKGRILLSLTGWSPDVWLETLRHEAPDRDIVLAPDHAADPNIHYAVVWKQPHGILKDLPNLKAIFSIGAGVDHLFQDPHVPDVPIVRVVSPDLTLRMSEYVVWQVLDHHRKGQAYRDQQRRCVWREDLTQKSADEVTVGIMGLGHLGLDAATKLQALGFRVTGWSRRPKDVAPYITLFTGEAQLGAFLGSADMIVCLLPLTPETAGILAAPLFAQMKKAGPDFAGPILINAGRGGLQNEADILAALDYGALAAASLDVFESEPLPASSPLWHHPRVTITPHAAAASSPAKIIPPMVAQMNRHDAGGPLTDLVDRTAGY; encoded by the coding sequence ATGATGGACACGTTACGCAAGGGTCGCATTCTCCTGTCGCTCACCGGCTGGTCGCCGGATGTCTGGCTCGAGACGCTACGCCATGAAGCACCCGATCGCGACATCGTGCTGGCTCCCGATCACGCGGCCGACCCCAACATCCACTATGCGGTCGTCTGGAAGCAGCCGCATGGTATCCTCAAGGACCTGCCGAACCTGAAGGCGATCTTTTCGATCGGCGCAGGCGTCGATCATCTCTTTCAGGATCCGCATGTGCCGGACGTGCCGATCGTCAGGGTCGTCTCGCCCGATCTTACGCTGCGCATGAGCGAATACGTCGTCTGGCAGGTGCTCGACCATCACCGGAAGGGCCAGGCTTATCGCGACCAGCAACGGCGTTGCGTCTGGCGTGAAGATCTCACCCAAAAGTCTGCGGACGAGGTCACTGTTGGCATCATGGGCCTCGGACATCTCGGGCTCGACGCGGCGACCAAGTTGCAGGCGCTGGGCTTTCGGGTAACGGGCTGGTCCCGCCGGCCGAAGGACGTGGCACCATACATCACCCTGTTTACCGGTGAAGCCCAACTCGGTGCCTTCCTCGGCTCCGCCGACATGATCGTCTGCCTGCTGCCGCTGACGCCCGAGACAGCCGGCATTCTCGCGGCACCGCTTTTCGCGCAGATGAAGAAAGCCGGACCGGACTTTGCCGGTCCGATCCTGATCAATGCCGGCCGCGGCGGATTGCAGAACGAGGCCGACATCCTGGCCGCTCTCGACTACGGTGCGCTGGCCGCTGCAAGCCTCGACGTCTTCGAGAGCGAACCGCTGCCTGCCTCAAGCCCGCTCTGGCATCATCCGCGCGTCACGATCACACCGCATGCCGCCGCTGCCTCGTCTCCCGCGAAGATCATCCCGCCGATGGTCGCGCAAATGAACCGCCACGATGCGGGTGGACCGCTCACCGACCTAGTCGACCGCACCGCCGGCTATTGA
- a CDS encoding DUF1801 domain-containing protein: protein MADTSQKSPKADDQPRLLSGGNPQIAKGYGEAPVQAYIAAMPGWKSDLGRRLDALITETVPDVRKAVKWNSPFYGADDDGWFLSFHCFAKYVKVAFFHGASLDPVPPGKSKQANVRYLDIREDDTLDEAQCRAWVKQASALPSERI from the coding sequence ATGGCAGACACCTCGCAAAAGTCGCCAAAAGCCGATGATCAACCCCGGCTTCTCTCAGGCGGCAATCCGCAAATCGCCAAGGGCTATGGTGAAGCCCCGGTGCAGGCCTATATCGCGGCGATGCCCGGCTGGAAGAGCGATCTCGGTCGGCGCCTCGATGCGCTGATCACTGAAACAGTCCCGGACGTGCGCAAGGCAGTCAAATGGAATTCGCCCTTTTACGGCGCGGATGATGATGGGTGGTTTTTAAGTTTCCACTGCTTCGCAAAGTACGTGAAAGTTGCATTCTTCCACGGCGCCTCGCTCGACCCCGTGCCGCCCGGCAAGTCCAAGCAGGCCAATGTACGCTATCTCGACATTCGCGAAGACGACACGCTCGACGAAGCCCAGTGTCGCGCCTGGGTAAAACAAGCCAGTGCGCTGCCGAGCGAGAGGATTTAG
- a CDS encoding C40 family peptidase: protein MLDRRLNAFRADLAEERLKGLVEAETFTKGTAGHVSVPLADLRPHPDGKVGIDSQLLLGERVQIFDRANGFAWVRAELDGYVGYISESAIENSSDEAPTHWVMALRTYRYVEPDMKRPIVDQLSIGSRLRVSDETEVRGTQYALTDDGQAVIAAHLAPIGTASLDHVAWAARFLETPYLWGGRSGFGIDCSGLVQMTLMMAGKPAPRDSDMQADGLGIEISLDQRQRGDLVFWKGHVAILEDAETVIHANGHTMTVARETLADAITRIGPVYGQPTNLRRVL from the coding sequence ATGCTTGATCGAAGGCTGAACGCCTTTCGCGCCGACCTGGCCGAAGAGCGGCTGAAAGGCTTGGTCGAGGCCGAGACCTTCACGAAAGGCACCGCCGGGCATGTTTCGGTGCCGCTCGCCGATCTCAGGCCGCATCCCGACGGCAAAGTCGGGATCGATAGCCAGTTGCTCCTGGGAGAGCGGGTGCAAATCTTCGACCGCGCGAATGGCTTCGCGTGGGTGCGCGCCGAGCTTGACGGCTATGTGGGCTACATATCGGAAAGCGCGATCGAGAACAGCAGTGATGAAGCGCCGACTCATTGGGTGATGGCGCTGCGCACCTATCGATACGTTGAACCGGACATGAAGCGACCGATCGTCGACCAGCTTTCGATCGGAAGCCGGCTAAGGGTTTCCGATGAAACTGAGGTGCGCGGCACGCAGTATGCGCTGACGGACGACGGGCAGGCCGTGATCGCCGCGCATCTAGCGCCGATCGGCACTGCGTCCCTGGACCACGTGGCCTGGGCCGCACGCTTCCTGGAAACGCCCTATCTTTGGGGTGGACGCTCCGGTTTCGGCATCGACTGCTCCGGCCTGGTGCAGATGACACTTATGATGGCAGGCAAGCCCGCGCCGAGGGACAGCGACATGCAGGCCGACGGTCTGGGCATCGAAATAAGCCTTGATCAGCGCCAACGCGGCGACCTTGTCTTCTGGAAAGGCCATGTCGCGATCCTTGAGGACGCCGAAACGGTGATACACGCCAATGGGCACACGATGACCGTTGCCCGCGAGACGCTGGCGGATGCGATCACGCGGATCGGTCCTGTCTACGGCCAGCCGACGAACCTGCGGCGTGTGCTCTGA
- a CDS encoding MarR family transcriptional regulator has product MLQLRASEALGLWHRVSVDLVREAGPDLTLRQLAILSQIYLVAPPHTVRGLAATLNVTKPVITRALDRMGQMGLVDRVRDNDDKRNVIIKRTVKGALYLECLGDLIVASGRELEG; this is encoded by the coding sequence ATGCTGCAGTTGCGGGCTTCGGAAGCGCTCGGGCTCTGGCATCGCGTCAGCGTCGATCTGGTGCGCGAGGCGGGTCCGGACCTGACGCTGCGACAGCTTGCGATCCTTAGCCAGATCTACCTCGTCGCGCCGCCGCATACGGTGCGCGGACTGGCAGCAACGCTCAATGTGACGAAGCCGGTGATCACTCGTGCGCTTGATCGCATGGGACAGATGGGTCTGGTCGACCGCGTCCGCGACAACGACGACAAGCGCAACGTGATAATCAAGCGCACCGTGAAGGGCGCGCTGTATCTGGAGTGTCTGGGCGACCTAATCGTCGCATCCGGGCGCGAGTTGGAAGGGTGA
- a CDS encoding leucyl aminopeptidase family protein, whose product MTFSFDRKPVFSAPAENALPAWPLAKGADASHVPQHASDWADRAGFKADAGTLLPVPGPDGALSGILVGMGAKPLPLAAGKIARLLPKGDWRYAGPADGAEDFALGYGLGSYRFDRYRANGNGADQPSMALPDAVDGPRIERLIAGSFLARDLINTPTNDMGPQQLEDAFRSLGERFGAAITVIKGDALLEQNFPMIHAVGRASVDAPRLLELRHGREGAPKVTLVGKGVCFDTGGLDIKPASGMLLMKKDMGGAANVMGLAFMLMDAGLDIDLAVLVPAVENAISGNAFRPGDILTSRKGLTVEIGNTDAEGRLVLADALALASEREPELLIDLATLTGAARVALGPDLPPYYTDDETLAADIDAAQRTVADPLWRLPLHMGYDGDLASKVADLNNAPSGGFAGSITAALFLKRFVAGPGSWVHFDIYGWNPKDRPQSPMGGEAQAIRALYQLLEKRYG is encoded by the coding sequence GTGACGTTTTCCTTCGACCGCAAGCCCGTTTTCTCCGCACCTGCCGAGAACGCGTTGCCCGCTTGGCCTTTGGCCAAGGGCGCAGACGCTTCCCATGTGCCCCAGCATGCGAGCGACTGGGCAGACCGGGCGGGCTTCAAGGCGGATGCCGGAACACTGTTGCCTGTTCCGGGGCCGGACGGCGCGTTATCGGGCATCCTCGTCGGCATGGGCGCCAAGCCGCTGCCGCTCGCAGCCGGCAAGATTGCCCGTCTGTTGCCGAAGGGCGATTGGCGTTACGCGGGCCCCGCAGATGGCGCCGAGGATTTCGCGCTCGGCTATGGGCTGGGATCCTATCGCTTCGACAGATACCGTGCGAATGGCAACGGTGCCGACCAGCCTTCGATGGCGCTTCCCGACGCTGTCGATGGTCCGCGCATCGAGCGCCTGATTGCCGGCTCGTTTCTGGCCCGTGACCTGATCAACACGCCGACCAACGACATGGGACCGCAGCAGCTTGAAGATGCTTTCCGTTCCCTTGGCGAGCGGTTCGGTGCTGCGATCACGGTCATCAAGGGCGACGCGCTTCTGGAGCAGAATTTCCCGATGATCCACGCGGTGGGTCGGGCAAGCGTGGATGCGCCGCGGCTTCTTGAGCTGCGCCACGGCCGCGAGGGCGCACCCAAGGTGACCCTGGTCGGCAAGGGTGTCTGTTTCGACACCGGCGGGCTCGATATCAAGCCGGCTTCCGGAATGCTCTTGATGAAGAAGGACATGGGCGGCGCGGCCAATGTCATGGGCCTCGCTTTCATGCTGATGGATGCGGGCCTCGACATCGATCTGGCGGTGCTCGTGCCGGCGGTGGAGAATGCCATTTCCGGCAACGCCTTCCGCCCCGGCGACATCCTGACGAGCCGCAAGGGATTGACGGTGGAGATCGGCAACACCGATGCGGAAGGCCGCCTCGTGCTCGCCGACGCGCTGGCGCTGGCCTCCGAACGCGAGCCGGAGCTTCTGATCGACCTGGCGACGCTGACGGGCGCTGCCCGCGTCGCGCTCGGACCCGACCTGCCACCCTATTACACCGATGACGAAACCCTCGCTGCCGACATCGACGCGGCGCAGCGCACGGTGGCCGACCCATTGTGGCGCCTGCCGCTGCACATGGGATATGATGGCGATCTCGCGAGCAAGGTCGCCGACCTCAACAATGCGCCGTCCGGCGGCTTTGCCGGTTCGATCACCGCGGCGCTCTTCCTCAAGCGCTTTGTCGCGGGGCCAGGCTCCTGGGTCCATTTCGACATTTATGGCTGGAATCCCAAGGATCGGCCGCAGTCGCCCATGGGCGGCGAAGCGCAGGCGATCCGCGCACTGTATCAGCTGCTCGAAAAACGCTATGGCTGA
- a CDS encoding tetratricopeptide repeat protein gives MKNATTRAISVSRTARIGAILALGIALSACASGRDQMSTGSIPGGDSRKPVAAMNTVEIDAATRRVGTAYERNPQDKSIGMSYASILNMNGRSDQALAVMQQVAISHPSDNEVLAAFGKAQAAAGELQPALDTIRRAQTPDRPDWKLLSAEGAILDQLDRPQEARALYRKALDIQPNEPSVLSNLGMSYLLKGDLPAAETYLKTAVAQPEADSRVRQNLALVAGLQGRFGEAEQIAAGELEPAQAAANVAYLRNILAQQNAWADLADRDASATN, from the coding sequence ATGAAAAACGCGACGACACGAGCTATTTCCGTTTCTCGAACCGCGCGGATTGGCGCCATTCTGGCGCTGGGCATCGCGCTTTCCGCTTGCGCGTCTGGCCGCGACCAGATGTCGACCGGCTCCATTCCCGGCGGCGATTCGCGCAAGCCCGTCGCTGCGATGAACACCGTCGAGATCGACGCCGCGACCCGGCGCGTCGGTACCGCCTACGAGCGGAACCCGCAGGACAAGTCGATCGGCATGAGCTATGCCAGCATCCTCAACATGAACGGGCGATCCGATCAGGCGCTGGCGGTCATGCAGCAGGTGGCCATCTCGCATCCTTCCGACAACGAAGTGCTTGCCGCCTTCGGCAAGGCTCAGGCTGCAGCCGGCGAATTGCAGCCGGCGCTGGATACGATCCGCCGCGCCCAGACGCCCGACCGGCCCGATTGGAAGCTGCTTTCGGCGGAGGGCGCGATCCTCGACCAGCTCGATCGGCCGCAAGAAGCACGCGCGCTTTATCGCAAGGCGCTCGACATCCAGCCGAACGAACCATCGGTCCTTTCGAACCTTGGCATGTCCTACCTGCTGAAGGGCGATCTGCCGGCGGCCGAAACCTACCTCAAGACGGCTGTTGCCCAGCCGGAAGCCGACAGCCGCGTGCGCCAGAACCTCGCGCTCGTCGCCGGTCTTCAGGGCCGCTTCGGCGAAGCGGAACAGATCGCTGCCGGTGAATTGGAACCGGCCCAGGCTGCCGCGAACGTCGCTTATCTGCGCAACATTCTCGCCCAGCAGAATGCCTGGGCCGATCTGGCCGACAGGGATGCCAGCGCGACGAACTGA
- the lepA gene encoding translation elongation factor 4, translating to MTRSVNETPLSHIRNFSIVAHIDHGKSTLADRLIQMTGSLEMREMKDQILDAMDIERERGITIKANTVRLEYDAKDGEHYVLNLIDTPGHVDFAYEVSRSLSACEGSLLVVDASQGVEAQTLANVYQALDNDHEIVTVLNKIDLPAAEPERIKAQIEEVIGLDTADAVEISAKTGLGVENVLEAIVKRLPPPKGGDRNDPLKALLVDSWYDSYLGVIVLVRVLDGHLKKGQIIRMMGTDAKYTVERVGVITPKMVTVEELGPGEIGFITGSIKEVADTRVGDTITEDKRPTSTMLPGFKPAQPVVFCGLFPVDAADFEDLRAAMGKLRLNDASFSFEMESSAALGFGFRCGFLGLLHLEIVQERLEREFDLDLIATAPSVVYKLSMTDGTERELHNPADMPDVVKIREIHEPWIRATILTPDDYLGSVLKLCQDRRGIQVDLSYVGNRAMVIYDLPLNEVVFDFYDRLKSLSKGYASFDYQITEYREGNLVKMQILVNSEPVDALSMMVHRSAAERRGREMCEKLKDLIPKHMFKIPIQAAIGGSVIARETISALRKDVTAKCYGGDASRKRKLLDKQKEGKKRMRQFGKVDIPQEAFIAALKMSDQ from the coding sequence ATGACCAGATCCGTGAACGAAACGCCGCTTTCCCATATCCGCAACTTCTCCATCGTCGCCCATATCGACCATGGAAAGTCGACGCTCGCCGACCGTCTCATCCAGATGACCGGCTCGCTCGAGATGCGCGAAATGAAGGACCAAATCCTCGACGCGATGGATATCGAGCGCGAGCGCGGCATCACGATCAAGGCGAACACCGTCCGGCTCGAATATGACGCCAAGGACGGCGAGCATTACGTTCTCAATCTCATCGACACGCCCGGCCACGTCGACTTCGCCTATGAGGTCTCGCGGTCACTCTCGGCGTGCGAAGGCTCGCTTCTGGTCGTGGATGCCAGCCAGGGCGTGGAAGCGCAGACGCTCGCCAACGTCTACCAGGCGCTCGACAACGACCACGAGATCGTCACCGTCCTCAACAAGATCGACCTGCCGGCCGCCGAGCCGGAGCGTATCAAGGCGCAGATCGAGGAAGTGATCGGACTGGATACGGCGGACGCGGTCGAAATTTCCGCCAAGACGGGTCTCGGCGTCGAAAACGTGCTGGAAGCGATCGTCAAGCGCCTGCCCCCGCCGAAGGGTGGCGACCGCAACGATCCGCTGAAGGCGCTTCTCGTGGACAGCTGGTACGACAGTTATCTCGGCGTCATCGTCCTGGTCCGGGTGCTCGACGGGCACCTGAAGAAGGGCCAGATCATCCGCATGATGGGCACCGACGCCAAATACACCGTCGAGCGCGTTGGCGTGATCACGCCCAAGATGGTGACGGTCGAGGAACTTGGCCCCGGCGAGATCGGCTTCATCACCGGCTCGATCAAGGAAGTGGCCGACACGCGTGTCGGCGATACGATCACCGAGGACAAGCGTCCGACTTCGACGATGCTGCCGGGATTCAAGCCTGCGCAGCCGGTGGTCTTCTGCGGCCTGTTCCCGGTCGACGCCGCCGACTTCGAAGATCTGCGCGCAGCCATGGGCAAGCTTCGCCTCAACGATGCGTCGTTTTCGTTCGAGATGGAAAGCTCCGCCGCACTCGGCTTCGGCTTCCGCTGCGGCTTCCTCGGCCTGCTGCATCTCGAGATCGTGCAGGAACGCCTTGAGCGCGAATTCGATCTCGACCTGATCGCAACGGCACCGTCCGTTGTCTACAAGCTGTCGATGACAGACGGCACCGAGCGCGAACTGCACAATCCCGCCGACATGCCCGATGTGGTCAAGATCCGCGAAATCCACGAGCCCTGGATCCGCGCGACCATCCTGACGCCGGACGACTATCTCGGCTCGGTGCTCAAACTTTGCCAGGATCGCCGCGGCATCCAGGTCGATCTGTCCTATGTCGGCAATCGCGCCATGGTCATCTACGACCTGCCGCTGAACGAGGTCGTCTTCGATTTCTACGACCGGTTGAAGTCGCTGTCGAAGGGCTATGCTTCCTTCGACTACCAGATCACCGAATATCGCGAGGGGAACCTCGTGAAGATGCAGATCCTCGTCAACTCGGAGCCTGTCGACGCGCTGTCGATGATGGTGCACCGCTCGGCCGCCGAACGCCGCGGTCGGGAAATGTGCGAGAAGCTCAAGGATCTGATCCCCAAGCACATGTTTAAGATCCCGATCCAGGCTGCGATCGGTGGCTCGGTGATCGCCCGCGAGACGATCTCGGCACTGCGCAAGGACGTGACGGCCAAGTGCTATGGCGGCGACGCCAGCCGCAAGCGCAAGCTCCTCGACAAGCAGAAAGAGGGCAAGAAGCGCATGCGCCAGTTCGGCAAGGTCGACATTCCGCAGGAAGCCTTCATCGCCGCCCTGAAGATGAGCGATCAATAG
- a CDS encoding class I SAM-dependent methyltransferase: MGDRNQLLFVEQNASLFDGPFLEIGSRDYGDTQNLRALFSPKGHYIGIDALEGAGVDRVVDLTQSMETISAALDGKRFGTIFCMSVMEHCRQPFAMADAITHLLKPGGVLCLSVPFAWQFHGYPSDYWRFTHEGVKQLFPTLVFDESLGHAALRDGEFNPLDTEIGKVALSTSLQRKAGKAGRAMGAGFLKMIGRTPAFGWALGHPYLLAPTMINMIGRNPAA, encoded by the coding sequence ATGGGCGATCGCAATCAGCTTCTGTTCGTCGAGCAGAATGCGTCGCTTTTCGACGGCCCGTTCCTCGAAATCGGGTCTCGCGACTACGGCGACACCCAGAATCTCAGGGCCTTGTTCTCTCCCAAAGGGCATTATATCGGCATCGATGCGCTCGAAGGCGCGGGGGTCGATCGCGTCGTCGACCTGACGCAGTCGATGGAGACGATCTCAGCTGCGCTTGATGGCAAGCGCTTCGGCACGATCTTCTGCATGAGCGTGATGGAGCATTGCCGGCAGCCCTTCGCCATGGCCGATGCGATCACACACTTGCTCAAGCCCGGCGGGGTGCTCTGTCTCTCGGTGCCGTTCGCCTGGCAATTTCACGGCTATCCGTCGGATTACTGGCGGTTCACCCATGAAGGCGTGAAGCAGCTTTTCCCGACACTGGTCTTCGACGAAAGCCTGGGACATGCGGCTTTGCGGGATGGCGAATTCAATCCGCTCGACACCGAGATCGGGAAAGTGGCGCTCAGCACCTCGCTGCAGCGCAAGGCAGGAAAAGCTGGTCGCGCCATGGGTGCTGGTTTCTTGAAGATGATCGGCCGAACTCCGGCTTTCGGCTGGGCTCTCGGGCATCCCTATCTGCTCGCGCCGACCATGATCAACATGATCGGGCGGAACCCGGCCGCCTGA
- a CDS encoding fatty acid desaturase produces the protein MNIRPNHEATAEAQARAWAKVLAPYRKPNPVRSTYELAITAIPFVALWALTALAVTHGYWWGLLLTIPAAGFLVRLFIVQHDCGHGTLYQRRSLNDWIGRVLGVFTLTPYDYWRRTHAVHHATAGNLDKRGIGDITTLTVAEYRALPWLGRLRYRLYRHPAVMFGLGPAWLFICQYRLPFGLMRAGVQPWTSTLATNVAIAIPVALLMWLMGPIEFLLVQIPITLMAATAGVWLFYVQHQFEETHWSDAEVWNFQNAALHGSSHYDLPAPLRWMSGNIGIHHVHHLSATVPFYRLPEVLRDHPQLHDIGRITFLESLACVKLVLWDENARRLVSFRQARAIA, from the coding sequence GTGAACATACGTCCTAACCATGAAGCGACTGCCGAGGCGCAGGCGCGCGCGTGGGCCAAAGTCCTCGCCCCCTATCGCAAACCTAATCCCGTGCGCAGCACCTATGAACTGGCCATCACGGCCATTCCGTTCGTGGCGCTGTGGGCGCTGACCGCGCTGGCCGTCACGCACGGCTATTGGTGGGGTCTCCTGCTCACCATACCGGCTGCAGGATTTCTGGTGCGACTGTTCATCGTCCAGCATGATTGCGGGCATGGCACGCTTTACCAGCGACGCAGCCTCAACGACTGGATCGGCCGCGTCCTCGGCGTCTTTACGCTGACCCCTTACGATTATTGGCGCAGGACCCATGCGGTTCACCATGCCACCGCCGGCAATCTCGACAAGCGCGGCATCGGGGACATCACGACGCTCACCGTTGCGGAATACCGTGCTCTGCCGTGGCTCGGGCGCCTGCGCTACCGGCTCTACCGCCATCCGGCCGTCATGTTCGGTCTCGGACCGGCCTGGCTCTTCATCTGCCAGTACCGCCTGCCCTTCGGGCTGATGCGGGCCGGCGTTCAACCCTGGACATCGACGCTCGCCACCAATGTCGCGATCGCCATTCCAGTTGCGCTGCTGATGTGGCTGATGGGCCCGATCGAGTTCCTGCTCGTGCAGATCCCGATCACCCTGATGGCGGCCACCGCCGGCGTGTGGCTGTTCTACGTGCAGCACCAGTTCGAAGAAACCCACTGGTCGGATGCCGAAGTGTGGAACTTCCAGAACGCGGCGCTGCATGGAAGCTCGCATTACGATCTTCCGGCCCCCCTGCGCTGGATGAGCGGCAATATCGGCATCCATCACGTGCACCATCTCTCGGCAACGGTACCGTTCTACCGGCTGCCTGAGGTGCTTCGTGACCACCCCCAATTGCACGACATCGGCCGCATTACATTTCTGGAAAGCCTCGCCTGCGTGAAACTCGTCCTTTGGGACGAAAACGCTCGGCGGCTCGTTTCCTTCCGGCAAGCGCGGGCTATCGCCTAA
- a CDS encoding BCCT family transporter, with protein MASEVKTGRLGPFPHVSIPVFSISAGLIVAFILFGALFPETSGAIFLGAQAAVADYFGWFLILVTNLAVAASLYLAIGPYGSIRLGAQTETPQYGLFSWIAMMFSAGIGIGLLYWGVAEPLTHFYAPPLQEAESVAAAEQAMVLSFLHWGFHGWGVYCIVGCALAYFHYRKGLPLSIRSALYPIIGERIYGPWGHAVDILAVFGTMFGVVTSLGLGVMQINAGLDTLFGIGNNIVVQLLLIAFITGLATLSVLAGLDGGIKRLSNFNIQMSFVLLAFMVIAGPTLYIFDSFVENMGNYINEFIYFSFWSEAYSGTNWQVDWTIFYWAWWISWSPFVGIFIARISRGRTIREFTLGVLFVPATIMFFWFTAFGGVAIQMELAGDPGLIAVTQEAYGNAIFRLMEFYPLTDIITGLLVIMIVMWFVTSSDSASFVIDMLTAGGEADPPKVQRLFWAIAEGAIAAVLLVAGGLSALQAAAVVAGFPFAFVILVMMYGLMRGLSRDHLVLYRYEQWYETEKEVEANLPKAYKGEEALGGPPELAKGT; from the coding sequence ATGGCTTCAGAGGTCAAAACTGGCCGGCTCGGTCCGTTTCCACATGTCAGCATTCCGGTCTTCTCGATCTCTGCAGGGCTGATCGTCGCGTTCATCCTGTTCGGGGCGCTCTTTCCCGAAACCTCGGGCGCGATCTTCCTCGGAGCACAGGCAGCCGTTGCCGATTATTTCGGCTGGTTCCTGATCCTCGTCACCAATCTCGCCGTTGCCGCAAGCCTTTATCTCGCCATCGGCCCTTACGGCTCGATCCGGCTGGGCGCGCAGACGGAAACCCCGCAATACGGGCTGTTTTCGTGGATCGCGATGATGTTTTCCGCGGGCATCGGTATCGGGCTGCTCTATTGGGGCGTCGCCGAGCCGCTGACGCACTTCTACGCGCCGCCGCTCCAGGAGGCTGAAAGTGTTGCCGCGGCCGAGCAGGCTATGGTCCTCTCCTTCCTTCACTGGGGCTTTCACGGCTGGGGCGTCTACTGCATCGTCGGATGCGCGCTTGCCTACTTTCACTACCGCAAGGGTCTGCCGCTCTCGATCCGCTCCGCGCTCTATCCAATCATTGGCGAGCGCATCTACGGGCCTTGGGGTCACGCGGTCGATATCTTGGCCGTGTTCGGCACGATGTTCGGCGTCGTGACCTCGCTCGGCCTCGGCGTCATGCAGATCAATGCCGGTCTCGATACGCTCTTCGGCATCGGCAACAACATCGTGGTCCAGTTGCTGTTGATCGCGTTCATCACCGGGCTTGCCACTCTCTCGGTTCTTGCCGGCCTCGATGGCGGCATCAAGCGTCTCTCGAACTTCAACATCCAGATGTCGTTCGTGCTGCTCGCCTTCATGGTGATCGCCGGACCGACGCTCTACATTTTCGACAGCTTCGTCGAAAACATGGGCAACTACATCAACGAGTTTATCTATTTCTCGTTCTGGTCAGAGGCTTACTCGGGCACCAACTGGCAGGTCGACTGGACGATCTTCTACTGGGCTTGGTGGATTTCCTGGTCGCCCTTCGTCGGCATCTTCATTGCGCGCATCTCGCGCGGCCGCACCATCCGCGAGTTCACGCTCGGCGTCCTCTTCGTGCCGGCAACGATCATGTTCTTCTGGTTCACGGCCTTTGGCGGCGTGGCCATTCAGATGGAGCTTGCAGGTGATCCGGGTTTGATCGCCGTGACGCAGGAAGCCTATGGCAATGCCATCTTCCGGCTGATGGAATTCTACCCGCTCACCGACATCATCACCGGCCTGCTCGTGATCATGATCGTGATGTGGTTCGTCACCTCGTCCGACTCCGCCTCTTTCGTCATCGACATGCTGACCGCCGGCGGCGAAGCCGATCCGCCGAAGGTCCAGCGGCTGTTCTGGGCAATTGCCGAAGGCGCGATCGCAGCGGTGCTGCTGGTCGCGGGTGGGCTCAGCGCGTTGCAGGCGGCGGCCGTCGTGGCCGGCTTCCCCTTCGCCTTCGTCATTCTTGTGATGATGTACGGCCTGATGCGCGGCCTCTCCCGCGACCACCTCGTGCTCTATCGCTACGAGCAGTGGTACGAGACGGAAAAGGAAGTGGAAGCCAATCTGCCCAAGGCCTACAAGGGCGAGGAAGCCCTTGGCGGCCCGCCGGAGCTGGCGAAGGGCACGTAA